One genomic segment of Marinitoga piezophila KA3 includes these proteins:
- a CDS encoding S41 family peptidase — MGKTKFILNLLIVAAIFYLIWLNTEYKLKLHESNIFGKMYNCIKNNYYPELTDEEIDDMLYNAIQGLHTKYSDFIKSNKDYVDLASDYAYKLGFTGKYNFKKQAVEVSEVFFGSKVYKEGLRSGDYIIAINGKDVRRDDIPSFENTENFTITVLNKNRETFNISFSKRTGFYKMMDTKVIKEKEKKFLIIKINYFGEGLFEGFNDYINLAIERKIDNIIIDLRNNHGGSLNEAQKVLSLLSPQNVFYNIKLKNNYYMLSRIQNIKYRKELNNKKIVVIVNRFSASASELVGLYLRDNNLATVIGERTYGKSEILNTFSLDENRKIIIPVGQYISLNGENISGKGFEPNIKIEDPDFGIIYENIREPEEDLLLEKAIDICLKNPPSLS, encoded by the coding sequence ATGGGAAAAACAAAATTTATTTTAAATCTTTTAATCGTTGCTGCAATATTCTACCTTATATGGCTAAATACAGAATATAAACTTAAACTACATGAATCTAATATATTTGGAAAAATGTACAATTGCATAAAAAACAACTACTATCCAGAATTAACAGATGAAGAAATTGACGATATGTTATATAATGCTATACAGGGACTTCATACAAAATATAGCGATTTTATAAAATCCAATAAAGATTATGTTGATCTCGCATCAGATTATGCATATAAACTGGGTTTTACAGGAAAATATAATTTTAAAAAACAGGCAGTAGAGGTATCAGAGGTCTTTTTCGGTTCAAAGGTTTATAAAGAAGGTTTGCGTTCAGGAGATTATATAATAGCAATTAACGGCAAAGATGTTAGAAGAGATGATATTCCCTCATTCGAAAACACGGAAAATTTTACAATAACTGTTTTAAACAAAAATCGAGAAACATTTAACATTTCCTTTTCAAAAAGGACGGGTTTTTATAAAATGATGGATACAAAGGTCATTAAAGAAAAAGAAAAAAAATTTTTGATAATAAAAATAAACTATTTTGGTGAAGGATTATTTGAAGGATTTAATGATTATATTAATCTTGCAATTGAAAGAAAAATCGACAATATAATTATTGACTTAAGAAATAATCATGGTGGTTCTTTAAATGAAGCTCAAAAAGTCCTTTCGCTTTTATCTCCTCAAAATGTATTTTATAATATAAAACTTAAAAATAATTATTATATGCTCAGTCGAATTCAAAATATCAAATACAGAAAAGAATTAAATAATAAAAAAATAGTTGTAATTGTAAACAGATTTAGCGCTTCAGCTTCTGAATTGGTTGGATTATATCTCAGGGATAATAACCTTGCAACTGTTATTGGCGAAAGAACTTATGGAAAATCTGAAATTTTAAATACATTTTCTCTTGATGAAAATAGAAAAATAATAATACCTGTAGGACAATATATATCTTTAAATGGCGAAAATATTTCAGGAAAAGGTTTTGAACCAAACATAAAAATCGAAGATCCTGATTTTGGTATAATATATGAAAATATCAGAGAACCAGAAGAAGATCTTTTATTAGAAAAAGCTATTGATATTTGTTTAAAAAATCCCCCTTCATTATCCTGA